A single window of Streptococcus cristatus ATCC 51100 DNA harbors:
- a CDS encoding primase alpha helix C-terminal domain-containing protein — translation MAIYESRGFGSLVRPYKGKLEPFDYVAQFKPMVVSESADIEEYKRTAAPYCLSGKVIAEKNGSYRRSNQSLVYRDLIFLDYDEIEGTTESFIEAVSGALFGYSYILYPTIKHTPKSPRFRLVVKPNNVMNEATYKQVVKEIADKIGLPFDMASLTWSQLQGLPVTTGEPSEYQKIVEHGLDYPVPKVEPRAKQETTERYKPRASGQRSMTMRIIDTLFNGFGDEGGRNVAVTRFVGLLFNKWVDCDLETAYELTKIANSVTAEPLPIEELDRTFSSIARAEYRKRG, via the coding sequence ATGGCCATCTATGAAAGCCGAGGGTTTGGATCACTGGTCCGGCCATATAAAGGCAAACTAGAGCCGTTTGATTATGTTGCACAGTTTAAACCTATGGTAGTCTCAGAAAGTGCAGACATCGAGGAATACAAACGAACTGCAGCGCCCTACTGCTTAAGCGGAAAAGTAATCGCAGAAAAAAATGGCAGCTATCGCAGAAGTAATCAAAGTTTAGTGTATCGTGATTTGATTTTCCTTGATTATGATGAGATTGAGGGAACGACTGAGAGCTTCATAGAAGCTGTTTCTGGTGCTTTGTTTGGCTACTCCTATATCTTATACCCCACCATCAAACACACCCCAAAAAGCCCCCGTTTTCGCCTTGTGGTGAAGCCTAACAACGTGATGAATGAGGCAACCTATAAGCAGGTAGTCAAAGAGATTGCTGACAAAATAGGACTACCCTTTGATATGGCCAGTCTGACCTGGTCACAACTCCAAGGGCTACCAGTAACCACTGGAGAACCATCCGAATATCAGAAAATTGTCGAGCATGGCCTAGATTATCCAGTCCCCAAGGTTGAACCAAGAGCGAAGCAAGAAACTACGGAGCGTTACAAGCCTAGAGCAAGTGGCCAGAGGTCAATGACTATGAGGATCATTGACACGCTTTTTAATGGCTTTGGAGACGAGGGAGGGCGTAACGTGGCAGTGACACGATTTGTAGGCTTACTCTTTAACAAGTGGGTTGATTGTGACCTAGAGACCGCCTACGAGCTAACAAAGATAGCTAATAGCGTGACTGCTGAACCGTTACCGATTGAGGAACTAGACCGTACTTTCAGCAGCATAGCACGGGCAGAATACAGAAAGAGAGGGTAG
- a CDS encoding DNA primase family protein, giving the protein MENLKSEILEVREQEQPPRTMKELENRIFQAGEEWRAEHTETKVNESTGDVTEKVAMPQTFTVAKILSDIVTFTFISKSNIADFSLLYIYDLDEGIYTASNDLFNLFCKTFDVRIKPREWPQIKLMVRTLTKIKKPLESANLVPVKNGIIDLRTKKLLPFSPDYVITSKISTAYHAPTRVPTDREGKTFDDWLNSIACNDSELVTLFWQIILEAINPNHTRNKFAIFYGDGNNGKGTFQRFLINLIGESNVSALKPAQFAEKHNLETLVGKVCNIGDEAPNEYLKNPSDLMSITSGDTVLVNPKGRPAFEATFKLFNIFSGNYIPNGGNKTKGWYRRIMIVPFNADFNGEKEKPWIKNEFLANKEVLEYALYKAINQEPFTHFIEPQAVKDLLEEYQEDNDYLLSWVKHEYMEKGWHELDVVPVFIMTRSLKHYAEDMGIPKPNVYGAGKETIRHLQQLTPNKYQLKKARVRIEDFDKLDPLEFERPKLGRVNHAITKKE; this is encoded by the coding sequence TTGGAAAACCTAAAAAGTGAAATCTTAGAGGTGAGAGAGCAAGAGCAACCCCCTAGGACGATGAAGGAGCTTGAAAATCGTATCTTTCAGGCTGGTGAAGAATGGCGGGCAGAACATACTGAAACAAAGGTAAACGAGTCCACAGGGGACGTTACCGAGAAGGTAGCTATGCCCCAAACCTTCACCGTTGCTAAAATACTAAGTGATATTGTCACGTTTACTTTTATCAGTAAAAGCAACATAGCAGACTTTAGCCTACTCTATATCTATGATTTAGACGAGGGTATCTATACCGCTAGTAATGACCTGTTTAACCTTTTCTGTAAGACTTTTGACGTGAGAATTAAGCCCAGAGAGTGGCCACAGATTAAGTTAATGGTTAGGACATTGACCAAGATAAAGAAACCTTTAGAAAGTGCTAACCTTGTCCCCGTCAAGAATGGCATTATTGACCTAAGAACTAAGAAGCTACTCCCTTTTAGCCCTGACTATGTCATTACAAGCAAGATCAGTACAGCCTACCACGCGCCTACACGAGTTCCAACCGATAGGGAAGGAAAGACATTTGACGATTGGCTAAACTCAATCGCTTGTAATGATAGTGAACTGGTAACATTGTTTTGGCAGATTATCCTAGAGGCTATCAATCCTAACCACACCCGAAACAAGTTTGCGATCTTCTACGGGGACGGTAACAATGGTAAAGGGACATTTCAGCGCTTCCTTATCAATCTGATAGGAGAAAGCAATGTATCAGCATTGAAGCCCGCCCAGTTTGCTGAAAAGCATAACCTTGAAACCTTGGTAGGCAAAGTTTGCAATATTGGGGATGAAGCGCCTAACGAATACTTAAAAAATCCGTCTGATTTAATGAGTATCACTAGCGGGGACACCGTGCTAGTCAATCCAAAAGGGCGGCCAGCTTTTGAGGCTACTTTTAAGCTCTTTAATATTTTTTCGGGCAACTATATCCCCAACGGAGGCAACAAGACTAAAGGCTGGTATCGTCGAATTATGATCGTCCCTTTTAACGCTGACTTTAACGGGGAAAAGGAAAAGCCTTGGATAAAAAACGAGTTTTTAGCAAATAAGGAAGTCCTAGAATATGCCTTATACAAAGCTATCAATCAAGAGCCATTTACTCACTTTATCGAACCTCAAGCAGTCAAAGACCTGTTAGAAGAATACCAAGAGGATAATGACTACTTACTTTCATGGGTTAAGCATGAATACATGGAAAAAGGTTGGCATGAGCTGGACGTGGTGCCTGTTTTTATAATGACCAGATCGCTGAAACATTATGCTGAAGATATGGGAATACCTAAGCCCAATGTTTACGGGGCAGGAAAAGAGACGATAAGACACTTACAACAGTTAACACCTAATAAGTATCAACTTAAAAAAGCTCGTGTTAGGATTGAAGATTTTGACAAACTAGATCCGTTGGAGTTTGAGAGACCGAAACTGGGGCGAGTAAATCACGCTATAACTAAAAAAGAATAA